A region from the Mercenaria mercenaria strain notata chromosome 7, MADL_Memer_1, whole genome shotgun sequence genome encodes:
- the LOC123525650 gene encoding uncharacterized protein LOC123525650, which translates to MSQDIDYYRNVSLRLSEVLSDISVTENIVLKRRRMMLLQETMATTKDRLMGKPTSTYIFGSQSEGSTTLGLKSDYDILHCCSDFNIIQDWAQWQPGVKNLLMIQDETTSPGYCLLQKVRADESLPAQISLIVHEAVHKENHLLTVSGDRVLLKNTVPTFIFKELPGAVRKQGPALTQTIRGFHEHDFVLAFPCETWPVEAQPWLIRQGKGRWPTEEMKRYCKTTGCFVVAVGSKNGQYEEHEWRISTSLAERCLMFSLNITQLRCYILMKMILKTFINPQCDGVLSSFICKTVLFYCIQNKRSNVWQENNLLACLNCCLLALLNCVRQENCPHFIIHGNNLMAGKISSSNKHKLLEILQLIIQSEGGALLEIPIDGLGLRVKEKFGMRVKEKLITLQNELISLQLLYNTAKHVTLIQKDVLMPILPCENEMVQQKLSDYIFTLARIYWDTDVNSLQKTTCRLLTPSLCSSLASVIASNDIYANNTVSPVALALFSAGLSSDVSSGRLKLASALYCTGDIIGTEFVLRNTEHLYDLNIVEPVCACICIGKEKIIRTGFAEKSTNGNEELIRHVTAHCVVFMQYEINCVPQELKYEMFRFSQEEMLERNFLDYWMDWAVVDSLPYLYFLQYKTYSHLQRAAEKHQALTNLVTTINTEKNLGHRETALNLLGQCFEQENRHMDALCCYIVSLNVRPRNNVAKIHIGRLLNVLVNAEII; encoded by the coding sequence atgtcTCAAGATATTGACTATTATCGGAATGTATCACTGAGACTATCAGAGGTTCTCAGTGATATTAGTGTGACTGAGAATATTGTGCTGAAGAGGAGGAGGATGATGTTGCTGCAGGAAACTATGGCCACTACTAAAGACAGATTAATGGGCAAGCCCACTTCAACGTATATCTTTGGAAGCCAGTCTGAAGGAAGCACAACATTAGGACTCAAGTCAGATTATGATATACTCCACTGCTGCTCAGACTTCAATATAATACAGGACTGGGCTCAGTGGCAGCCTGGTGTAAAAAATCTTCTGATGATCCAGGATGAGACAACATCTCCTGGCTACTGTCTTCTACAAAAAGTTAGGGCAGATGAGTCTCTTCCAGCTCAGATTTCTTTAATTGTACATGAAGCTGTACACAAAGAAAACCATCTTTTAACAGTTAGTGGAGACAGAGTACTGCTAAAGAACACAGTGCCAACATTCATCTTTAAAGAATTACCAGGAGCTGTACGAAAACAAGGCCCTGCACTAACACAGACAATTCGTGGGTTTCATGAACATGATTTTGTTTTAGCATTCCCCTGTGAAACATGGCCTGTGGAAGCTCAACCTTGGTTAATAAGACAAGGTAAAGGACGATGGCCTACAGAAGAAATGAAGAGATATTGTAAGACTACAGGATGTTTTGTTGTAGCAGTGGGCAGTAAGAATGGTCAGTATGAGGAACATGAATGGAGAATATCTACTTCATTAGCTGAAAGATGTCtgatgtttagtttaaacatcaCACAATTACGATGTTACATCCTTATGAAGATGATTCTAAAAACATTCATCAACCCTCAGTGTGATGGTGTCCTTTCAAGTTTCATTTGTAAAACTGTATTattttattgtatacagaatAAAAGGTCAAATGTATGGCAAGAAAACAATTTGCTTGCATGTTTGAATTGTTGTCTTTTAGCATTACTGAACTGTGTTAGACAAGAAAACTGTCCACATTTCATAATACATGGAAACAACCTGATGGCAGGGAAAATTTCATCTTCGAACAAACACAAACTTCTAGAAATCCTGCAACTCATCATACAAAGTGAGGGTGGGGCACTTCTTGAAATTCCTATTGATGGTTTGGGGTTGAGAGTCAAGGAAAAATTCGGGATGAGAGTTAAGGAAAAACTTATCACCCTTCAAAATGAATTGATTTCATTACAGCTGCTGTATAATACTGCCAAACATGTAACATTAATTCAAAAAGATGTTTTAATGCCAATACTACCTTGTGAAAATGAAATGGTGCAGCAGAAACTGTCTGACTATATATTTACACTTGCTAGAATATACTGGGACACAGATGTAAACAGTTTACAAAAAACAACATGCAGACTTTTAACACCCTCACTATGTTCATCACTAGCATCTGTGATAGCATCTAATGACATTTACGCTAACAATACTGTATCCCCAGTGGCACTAGCCTTGTTTTCAGCAGGTCTGAGTTCAGATGTGTCATCTGGAAGACTAAAACTTGCATCAGCATTGTATTGTACGGGAGATATAATTGGAACAGAGTTTGTACTGAGGAATACTGAACATTTGTATGATCTTAACATTGTGGAACCTGTATGTGCTTGTATTTGTATAGGCAAAGAAAAAATCATAAGAACAGGATTCGCCGAGAAATCAACCAATGGCAATGAAGAACTAATCAGACATGTCACTGCACATTGTGTTGTATTCATGCAGTATGAAATAAACTGTGTTCCACAagaactaaaatatgaaatgtttagattTTCACAAGAAGAAATGCTCGAAAGGAATTTTCTTGACTACTGGATGGATTGGGCTGTTGTTGACTCTCTGCCTTATCTCTACTTCCTACAATACAAGACCTACAGTCACCTTCAGAGAGCTGCAGAAAAACATCAGGCCCTCACAAACCTTGTCACAACCATCAATACAGAAAAAAACCTTGGTCACCGAGAAACAGCGCTAAATCTACTGGGACAATGTTTCGAACAAGAAAATCGACATATGGATGCTTTATGCTGCTACATTGTATCTCTTAATGTACGTCCAAGAAACAATGTAGCAAAAATACACATAGGTAGACTGCTTAATGTATTAGTTAATGCAGAAATCATTTAg